The Solanum pennellii chromosome 11, SPENNV200 sequence TGTATGATATTATATACAATATGCTATATTATAAAAACAATACTTAAAGTTCATCTCCActtgtcaattatttttaaaatgattttttacttatcatataaaaaaagaCAGTAATTTCCTATCTTAGcgtaatattaattatttttcaatactTAATACTAAATATTCATTGATGTGTTTGTAATTTAATCAAAGTTTGATcctttttatgtgttttgattttcTATCTAAAATGATTGAAGTAATTTTTTGCTATCGtaaaattattctctttttatGTCTCTTATAATCTATGGACCTTTTAgatcattatttaatatattttttttagcaaaTTAAAAATCTTATGAGAAAACGTTAGGCTACATGTCCAAAATGGACTTTTAAAATTGTGACAAAGTATGTACTATTCCTCCAACTCCCCTATAGAGGATTCTGTAAAAGTTATGCAAAGAAACTGTCCAATCACAAAATATTCATAGGCTAGTCCATGGATTTGGCGCGTTGTGGCGCCAGTAaggtttttcttaaaattgttTATGAGGATCATAATAATGAGTTGTGGGAGCATTACGTAGAGTCTCGTCATTTTTAGCCCATTGATTTTTTGTCTTGTAGCGTCTCGGGAGGTTTCTTCTGAAAAGGCTTTGAGTACTTATATTATAATGTGTTGGGAGAGCATTACGTACAATTCCACCATTTTTTTCACGCATATTTTCTCAGTTACGAGCCGACTTTTAGAAATTACCTATCTTTCTTAGTTTTTCGTGTGTAGTAGCCAATGGATTTGGCTCCTCGGAAcacccaaattttttttataaaattttttttgtaaggaCCTCCGCAATGAGTTGGGGAAGCATTACGTACAGTCccacaatttttctaagtatatTTTCTCTTGTACGAGCGTTAGGTAAATGATGTGAGGAGCATTACGTAATACacgaaaaactaaaaaaatcacttaattcatataaattgaCTCCTAAATGTTCAAAATGGACTACAAAAACTGCTAGACTCTACGTAATACTCCCCCAATTCCCAATAGAGGGTTCCGTAAAGGTTTCACAAAGATAGTTCAAAAGCCATATCATAGAAAAACTACGAAAATTGTCTAATATCTATAAATTGGCCCCTAAATGCCAGAATTGACTCTAAAATTTGTGAGACGAAATTATTCGAAAGCTATATCACCAAAATATAGAGTCTGAGCAACAGATAGTTATCAATATCTAGAATGAGACTTACTTTTAACATACTGAATTTTACTGATGTATTTTCTCAAAGTGACTTGTCTCTAGGAGAAAAAACAAGGAACAAGATTCACTGATCATCCATCAAGAGGAGAATAGCAACAAGTAAGACATACAACAGCTTCTTGGGCAACAGCATCTCCAGGGAGTGACCAACAGCAATCATCAGCGGAAATCGGCATTTATCGTCCGATGGATCCTCATCAGTCACCACAGCTAGGCCATCAAAATCACAGTCCCAACTGTTCTGATTCTTGAGCTGATAGTACATGTTAAAAGCGTAGGACGCATTCCCTTCCGTGCTAAGATGGTTACAGGACGAGCCATATCCCAAAGCCGTGCAATCTGAAAGACTGCACGCGTAATCGATGTTTTTTGGTAAGTCTTCTGCATTATCTGCATCTGTTACCGCGTTTTCTGGTTTAAGTATACACCACCTTTTGTGCATATAGTTTACACCTTCTACTGCAACCAGACCTTTGTCCTTCTGCATCCTCCCGGATAAATCTAGCTCGTATTTAGGCTTCCCGTCGAATTCAAACATTCCCCAATGCCTCTCAAAGTTACCTGGAGCAATGCTTTTATCATTCTCATCAATAAGGCTGAACAAATAAACCTCTATCTTCTTGCCCTTTCTTGCAGGAGTTCCTTGTTCACTCAAACAATGTTTGATCAATCCTTGGTTAAACCTCATTGCGTTTTCGATATTAGCATTCTTGTCTCCATCTGTTGGCCAACCTACTTCTCCTACTACGATTTTCATGTCAGTGAAACCAGCTTTCTTTAACGACCATACAAGTGTATCGAAATTGGCATCAAACACGTTCGTGTACACATTATCTCCATCTCTGACAGGCTTGTTTGAGCCATCAAAGAAAGCAAAGTCTAATGGAAAGTAGATGTTCCCATATAGACTGAGGAAAGGATAGATGTTGACAACGAAAGGGGCATCATTCGAATACAGATATTGAACAATCTGGAGAGTTAAATCGCGCACTTCTGGCCTGAAATCACCAGCTGAGGGTACCTGATTTGACTCAGGGGAGAAGTAAATGTCTGCATTGAAAGGGATAGTTGCTTTCACCTTTGCCCCTAATCCAGCTTTGTTGATGGCTTCTTGAACATTTTTCAGTGCTGGTAATATGTACTGCAGGTACGTCCCATTGTACGTTCGGAGAAATGGCTCATTTCCCACTGCTACATACCTACATTCATTTGAAAAATGCTATTTAGAAACTCAAACAAAACCTAACTTATAAAGCAAATGAAATTACTTTAAGTTTCATGGATTCAATTCCTCTTAAGTCCATGTTTGATGTTATCCTTCCCTCTCCTAATCTTCTCATGGCCTACAATTACGACTCAGGCTCAAATAAGTTGGGATCGGCTATATGAATCCTGagtaaaattatgtttttgcATTTAGGGTGtgtttcattttaaaaaaaagggaaaaattttCTCGAAGAAAACAAGTTCAGTGGAAATAAGGAATTCGGATTTCATAAGAAGCATTTTACACTGATTGTCTCCTCCGCACCCTCCAAAACATTTCACCCCCATAGCTTTCATCCCCATCTCCCAACCCTATACAGTTCGCTTATATTATATACAAATGCTTTTCGAACAATATTTTCTGCATACTTGACAAACACAAGAAAATAAGTAGTAAGAAAACtacttatttttcaagaaacaaGCAAACACACCCTTAAGCTCAACTCAACAACTAGGAGAACTACTACTACTTCAACAACATATCCAGTATAATCCACAAGTGGGATTTGGGGAACGTTGTATGTACACAAGTACACATTTTCCTGTTTTCGATAGACTCTCGATGCAAGTAAAGCAAAGGAATACTAAGAACTGATTTAAAAATGAACCTGATTTTGACTCCATGAGGATAAGCATAAGCAGAGACATTAGCTTCAACCCAAGAATCAGCAATTATAGGATTAGAACTCAAATCCTCTAACATAAAATTAGGAATTGCAAGCATTACTTCAATTTCAGTACCAATTAAAGCATTCAAAATCACTTCATCTGCTTCAAATAGTTTCACTTTATCAAATCCATTTTCTATCAACATCTTCACAACACTATTTGGGGGTAATTGGTGAGTTGCCATTGTACCCCAGTTCACTCCAACACTCCCAAAACACCTTAAAAACATACCCATAAATGcaattccaaaaatatatagaatCAAGAAATCATCGATATTTCGATTACCCATTACAAATTTATCTATTATCTACAACCCCtttaatgaatcttgaaatattatatggaaaaaaatgattttttttctttttagtttgaagaaaatatgaaaaaatggtGAAAAGTTCACAGGGGAGTGAAGGGAATCTTGATTCTGTTATTCCGTACAACAGCGATTTCGCGCGGCTTCTAAGAATTGTCAGAACTATATAGAAAGTTTGTTAGTATTCTTTTATTCTCGTGGATACGTTTCATTTCATAATGTATCATATCGTATcgtattatattgatgaattgaatatttgaaattttgaatgatTATATTGTTTTCCGTCGTTTCATTGTTATTACACTAATATTATGAAGAATAAGCTTATAATATTACAGAGAAAACGTAAGGCGTACCGTAGAGGTACTATTAGAAAAAAAGTTAAGTATGTAGAATAAAAtagaattattaaataataaatacaattgtAGGGGCAATATGGGCGGTCTAAGGTTCGAAACTGCATGCATGCCTTTTAGATTGTGCTCGACGTAGAGGGATGATTGTCTAATACGATTTACCTCTCATATATGGTTTATAGCCGTTGTGGGTTCTCTTGTCATACAAAAAGTACAAGCAACGGAAAAAAGATAAGGTAATAACGTGATTACAACAAATCTATTGTTACCCAAAACTGCACTTTTCATCATTACATGAGACAAATTTGGTAATGCAATCCAATAAATTGCCAATAATAAAGAGCGCTTCCTCCTTTAACGAGCCTTAAACGTGCAAATTTCAGAACCAGTGAATTTCAAATACCAAATGGTTATACGCgcgaaaaaaaaagataaagcaAGCTATgaacaaatatatacatatataaacatgaCAT is a genomic window containing:
- the LOC107003588 gene encoding glucan endo-1,3-beta-glucosidase 8-like, with product MGNRNIDDFLILYIFGIAFMGMFLRCFGSVGVNWGTMATHQLPPNSVVKMLIENGFDKVKLFEADEVILNALIGTEIEVMLAIPNFMLEDLSSNPIIADSWVEANVSAYAYPHGVKIRYVAVGNEPFLRTYNGTYLQYILPALKNVQEAINKAGLGAKVKATIPFNADIYFSPESNQVPSAGDFRPEVRDLTLQIVQYLYSNDAPFVVNIYPFLSLYGNIYFPLDFAFFDGSNKPVRDGDNVYTNVFDANFDTLVWSLKKAGFTDMKIVVGEVGWPTDGDKNANIENAMRFNQGLIKHCLSEQGTPARKGKKIEVYLFSLIDENDKSIAPGNFERHWGMFEFDGKPKYELDLSGRMQKDKGLVAVEGVNYMHKRWCILKPENAVTDADNAEDLPKNIDYACSLSDCTALGYGSSCNHLSTEGNASYAFNMYYQLKNQNSWDCDFDGLAVVTDEDPSDDKCRFPLMIAVGHSLEMLLPKKLLYVLLVAILLLMDDQ